In a genomic window of Helianthus annuus cultivar XRQ/B chromosome 10, HanXRQr2.0-SUNRISE, whole genome shotgun sequence:
- the LOC110889588 gene encoding probable trehalose-phosphate phosphatase D, giving the protein MTNPNAVVSDAQSAIAMAITAAVNTSSLYSPSVPNSPCNITLFSRNKFPKSIETAVTATATGTQSGIGKNIAWVDVMRASSPTRNSSEDSEIKRVWIMKHPSALGVFEEIMSAAKMKQIAIFLDYDGTLSPIVENPDQAYMDPQMREAVKNVAKYFPTAIVSGRCRAKVYNFVRLSELYYAGSHGMDIKGPSSRKHQKGNQNVLCQPAKEFLPMMSEVNEILMEKIKDIDGANVENNKFCLSVHYRCVEEHSWSDLADRVKSVLKDYPKLKLTQGRMVLEIRPTIKWDKGKAIEFLLESLGYANSKDVLPIYIGDDRTDEDAFRVLRKRGQGFGILVSKTPKETEAVYSLQQPFEVMQFLQRLVTWKRSILQRNY; this is encoded by the exons aTGACGAACCCGAATGCGGTTGTATCCGACGCCCAATCTGCCATTGCGATGGCGATCACAGCGGCTGTCAACACCTCCTCCTTATACTCCCCCTCTGTCCCTAACTCCCCTTGCAATATCACCCTTTTTTCAAGAAACAAGTTCCCAAAAAGCATTGAAACCGCGGTCACCGCCACCGCCACGGGAACTCAAAGTGGAATAGGGAAAAACATTGCATGGGTTGATGTCATGAGAGCTTCTTCTCCCACTAGAAACTCTTCTGAAGATAGTGAAATTAAAAGAGTTTGGATT ATGAAACACCCTTCAGCATTGGGTGTGTTTGAAGAGATCATGAGTGCTGCAAAAATGAAACAAATTGCCATTTTTCTTGATTATGATGGCACTTTATCTCCAATTGTTGAAAATCCGGATCAAGCCTACATGGATCCTCAG ATGAGAGAGGCAGTGAAGAATGTTGCAAAGTACTTTCCTACAGCAATAGTTAGCGGGAGATGCAGAGCCAAG GTTTATAATTTTGTAAGATTATCAGAGTTATACTATGCTGGTAGTCATGGGATGGACATCAAAGGACCATCTTCTCGCAAGCATCAAAAG GGAAATCAAAATGTACTTTGTCAACCTGCTAAGGAATTTTTGCCAATGATGTCCGAG GTTAATGAAATTCTGATGGAAAAAATAAAGGACATCGATGGTGCCAATGTGGAAAACAACAAGTTCTGCCTGTCTGTACATTACAGATGTGTTGAAGAACAT AGTTGGAGTGATTTAGCCGATCGAGTTAAATCGGTTCTTAAAGACTACCCTAAGCTTAAGTTGACTCAAGGACGAATGGTTCTCGAGATTCGACCAACCATCAAGTGGGACAAAGGCAAAGCTATTGAGTTCTTGTTGGAATCATTAG GTTATGCAAACTCTAAAGATGTATTGCCTATTTATATTGGAGATGATCGTACCGATGAAGATGCATTTAGG GTGCTACGAAAACGAGGGCAAGGATTTGGTATTCTTGTGTCTAAAACACCTAAAGAAACCGAAGCGGTTTATTCTCTACAACAACCATTCGAG GTTATGCAGTTTCTTCAACGTTTAGTGACATGGAAACGATCGATTCTTCAACGCAACTATTAG